The following coding sequences are from one Myxococcales bacterium window:
- the nhaR gene encoding transcriptional activator NhaR, producing the protein MEWLNYHHLYYFWTVVKEGSVSRAAERLRLAQPTISGQIRALEENFGEALLVREGRGVRVSEVGQTVFRYADEIFTLGRELQDVVKGLPTGRPLRLAVGVAEMVPKLLAHRLLEPALKISGPVRLYCYEDTADRLLARLAMHELDMVLSDMPASPGVSVRAYNHLLGESTISFFAAEGLAKSLKRTFPRSLDGAPMLMPMEGAALRRSLDNWLDAQGVRPNIVADFADSALMKVFAQNGMGVFAAPTAAADEIVRQYDVKLLGQADEVKERFYAISAERRIKHPAVLALSQIARRELAQSA; encoded by the coding sequence ATGGAATGGCTCAACTACCACCACCTCTACTACTTTTGGACCGTGGTCAAGGAGGGCAGCGTCTCCCGGGCGGCCGAACGCTTGCGCCTGGCACAGCCCACGATCAGCGGGCAAATCAGGGCTCTCGAGGAGAATTTTGGCGAGGCGCTTTTGGTGCGCGAGGGACGCGGGGTAAGAGTGAGCGAAGTGGGCCAGACGGTGTTCCGCTACGCCGACGAAATCTTCACCCTGGGCCGTGAGCTCCAGGACGTGGTGAAGGGTCTGCCCACCGGGCGTCCGTTGCGCCTGGCTGTGGGTGTCGCCGAGATGGTGCCCAAGCTGCTCGCGCACCGGCTGCTCGAGCCGGCCTTGAAGATCTCGGGGCCCGTGCGGCTTTACTGCTACGAGGACACGGCCGACCGGCTGCTGGCACGCCTCGCCATGCACGAGCTCGACATGGTGCTCTCCGACATGCCCGCCAGTCCCGGGGTCTCCGTGCGGGCCTACAACCACTTGCTGGGCGAAAGCACGATCAGCTTCTTCGCCGCAGAAGGTCTGGCCAAGTCGCTGAAGCGTACGTTTCCCCGCTCGCTCGACGGCGCGCCCATGCTCATGCCGATGGAGGGCGCCGCCCTGCGCCGCTCGCTCGACAACTGGCTCGACGCCCAGGGCGTGCGCCCGAACATCGTGGCCGATTTCGCCGACAGCGCGCTCATGAAGGTCTTCGCCCAAAACGGCATGGGGGTTTTTGCGGCGCCCACGGCCGCAGCCGACGAGATCGTGCGGCAGTACGACGTGAAGCTCCTTGGGCAGGCCGACGAGGTCAAGGAGCGCTTCTACGCGATCTCGGCAGAACGCCGCATCAAGCATCCGGCCGTGCTCGCGCTGTCACAGATTGCGCGCCGCGAACTGGCACAGTCCGCTTGA